The Xiphophorus couchianus chromosome 14, X_couchianus-1.0, whole genome shotgun sequence genome includes a region encoding these proteins:
- the LOC114157948 gene encoding uncharacterized protein LOC114157948 isoform X8, translated as MGSIVPKVYEPIRMQTAVVGPTLLHRVSSTVGLRERFDVLRQLTRTDSFIMFLSVLLVMMMMVRWTDAGYTGTVLSHTSKDVQGNSVTALHRFKFGYSSCGEAESWICSGCSKKIDERSGQWCLREHTWWGSRSFYNTYYGWNTGTWINNRNGVSSGVAVIFVEERKRSDINKPNSSPQTGILPVMRVPSNCQININLLTFDPDGDHVQCRHGSNPSNYECYTCTPPSVLSLSSPCSLSFSPTNSSDEGSYAVQLMMEDFPSQTITLTYYNGSTVSISNSSSMSRIPVQFVFKVDPAAPSCTAGEYLPRFLPPTPEHGAQFFINVNETIEINITAEATQSVITELLFSGPFNMTKSSSGSGNFTLRWTPSVSQHDDNESHPICFVVQANASSSIYQSELRCVIVTVRNLPFIAIPSPPTTSYVVVLKLKISTTLSLKDNKDEIEKAIKDELIRRGLPPDIKVRLLSDGSVQVKETAAP; from the exons ATGGGAAGCATAGTCCCCAAAGTGTATgaaccaatcagaatgcagactGCCGTTGTGGGTCCCACCCTTCTCCACCGGGTCAGCAGCACTGTTGGTTTGCGGGAGAGATTCGACGTACTGAGACAGTTAAC CAGAACCGATTCGTTCATCATGtttctctctgtgctgctggtgatgatgatgatggtcaGATGGACAGATGCTGGTTATACTGGTACTGTGTTATCTCACACCTCTAAAGATGTACAAGGAAACAGTGTTACA GCTTTGCATCGCTTTAAGTTTGGCTACAGCTCATGTGGAGAGGCTGAGTCATGGATTTGTTCTGGCTGTAGTAAGAAGATTGATGAACGCAGCGGTCAATGGTGTCTGAGAGAGCATACCTGGTGGGGCAGTCGGAGTTTCTACAATACCTACTATGG gTGGAATACTGGAACctggataaacaacagaaacgGTGTTTCATCTGGCGTCGCTGTGATATTTGTTGAAGAGAGAAAACGATCTGACATTAACAAACCAAACTCATCACCACAAACCGGCATCCTTCCTGTTATGag AGTTCCCTCAAACTGTCAGATAAATATCAActtgttgacctttgaccctgatgGAGACCATGTTCAATGCAGACATGGATCCAATCCCAGTAACTATGAGTGTTACACCTGCACACCTCCGTCTGTCCTCAGTCTCTCATCA CCTTGTTCTCTTTCATTCAGTCCAACCAATAGCAGTGATGAAGGTTCATATGCAGTTCAGCTGATGATGGAGGATTTTCCCAGTCAGACCATCACTCTGACTTATTACAATGGTTCAACAGTGTCAATAAGCAACAGCAGTTCTATGAGCAGAATCCCTGTCCAGTTTGTTTTCAAAG TGGATCCTGCAGCTCCGTCCTGCACAGCAGGTGAATATCTGCCCAGGTTTCTGCCTCCGACTCCTGAACATGGAGCTCAGTTCTTCATAAACGTTAATGAGACGATAGAAATCAACATCACAGCAGAGGCGACTCAGTCTGT GATCACTGAGCTCCTGTTCAGTGGACCGTTCAACATGACCAAGAGTTCGTCTGGTTCAGGAAATTTCACCCTGAGATGGACGCCGTCTGTCAGTCAACATGATGATAATGAAAGCCATCCCATCTGTTTTGTTGTCCAGGCAAA TGCCTCCAGTTCTATCTACCAGTCTGAGCTTCGATGTGTCATTGTGACGGTTAGAAACT TACCTTTCATAGCGATTCCAAGTCCTCCTACAACAT CTTATGTTGTGGTTCTGAAGCTGAAGATCTCGACTACGCTGTCACTGAAAGACAACAAGGATGAAATAGAGAAAGCG aTTAAAGATGAACTGATCAGACGAGGGCTGCCTCCAGACATAAAGGTCCGCCTGCTGAGCGACGGTTCAGTGCAAGTTAAAGAAACGGCCGCCCCCTAG
- the LOC114157948 gene encoding uncharacterized threonine-rich GPI-anchored glycoprotein PJ4664.02-like isoform X1 — protein sequence MKRKLCAKINSSSLLQTRLNICKASRCRLRSSDVCIIKASYDSSRHKGYLMIRSLFSRTDSFIMLLSVLLLVIISHTEAGYYGTVLSYTTKDVQGDRFTVVRRYKIGYSSCEETQSWLCPCCPTIDESRGEWCLRDYTWKWTDPIFIYHYNSWDTGTWINNRNRVLTGRFEIQYDLRKRSDINRPNSSPQTGIIPVVRVPSNCQRNINLLTFDPDGDNVRCRYATSSSECYTCTPPSVLSLSSSCSLSFSPTSSNVEGLYAVQLVMQDFPRRTVTLTYYDGSTYSLSSISYHFSEIPVQFAFKVDPAAPSCTAGEYLPRFLPPTPEHGAQFFINVNETIEINITAEATQSVITELLFSGPINMVKNSSGSGNFTLTWTPSAIDDKESHPICFVVQASASSSIYQSELGCVIVTVGNDVTSTPVAATTVPLTTTSPVNTSTALNATTVPLTTTSPVNTSTTLNLTTVVATTVLRTSTSPPPKTSRLTVLKLKISTTLSLKDNKDKIEKAIKDELIRRGLPPDIKVRLLSDGSVQVKETAAP from the exons atgaagagaaaactatgtgcaaaaataaatagcagctcactcctacaaactcgtttaaatatttgcaaagcATCACGTTGTCGTCTCCGGTCTTCAGATGTTTGCATAATCAAAGCTTCTTACGACAGCAGCCGTCACAAAGGTTACCTGATGATCCGATCTTTGTTTAGCAGAACTGACTCGTTCATCATGTtgctctctgtgctgctgctggtgaTAATAAGCCATACAGAAGCTGGTTATTATGGCACTGTGCTTTCATACACCACTAAAGATGTACAAGGAGACAGATTTACA GTTGTGCGTCGCTACAAGATTGGCTACAGCTCATGTGAGGAGACTCAGTCATGGTTGTGTCCTTGCTGTCCTACGATTGATGAAAGCAGAGGTGAATGGTGTCTGAGAGATTATACTTGGAAGTGGACAGATCCAATTTTTATCTACCACTATAATAG TTGGGATACTGGAACctggataaacaacagaaaccGTGTTTTAACTGGGAGATTTGAGATACAATATGACCTGAGAAAACGATCCGACATCAACAGACCAAATTCCTCCCCACAGACCGGCATCATCCCTGTTGTGAG aGTTCCCTCAAACTGTCAGAGGAATATCAActtgttgacctttgaccctgatgGAGATAATGTTAGATGCAGATATGCAACCTCTTCTTCAGAATGCTACACCTGCACACCTCCGTCTGTCCTCAGTCTCTCATCA TCTTGTTCTCTATCATTCAGTCCAACCAGCAGCAACGTTGAAGGTTTGTATGCAGTTCAGCTGGTGATGCAGGATTTTCCCAGACGGACCGTCACTCTGACTTATTACGATGGTTCAACATATTCACTGAGCAGCATCAGCTACCACTTCAGCGAAATCCCTGTCCAGTTTGCTTTCAAAG TGGATCCTGCAGCTCCGTCCTGCACAGCAGGTGAATATCTGCCCAGGTTTCTGCCTCCGACTCCTGAACATGGAGCTCAGTTCTTCATAAACGTTAATGAGACGATAGAAATCAACATCACAGCAGAGGCGACTCAGTCTGT GATCACTGAGCTCCTGTTCAGCGGACCGATCAACATGGTCAAGAATTCATCTGGTTCAGGAAATTTCACCCTGACATGGACGCCGTCTGCTATTGATGATAAAGAAAGCCACCCCATCTGTTTTGTTGTCCAGGCAAG TGCCTCCAGTTCTATCTACCAGTCTGAGCTGGGATGTGTCATTGTGACGGTTGGAAATG ATGTGACTTCTACACCTGTTGCTGCAACAACCGTCCCTTTGACAACCACTAGTCCTGTCAACACAT CAACAGCTTTGAATGCAACAACCGTCCCTTTGACAACCACTAGTCCTGTCAACACAT CAACAACTTTGAATTTAACGACTGTTGTTGCAACGACTGTTCTTCGGACATCTACAAGTCCTCCTCCTAAAACAT CTCGTCTTACGGTTCTGAAGCTGAAGATCTCGACTACGCTGTCACTGAAAgacaataaagataaaatagaGAAAGCG aTTAAAGATGAACTGATCAGACGAGGGCTGCCTCCAGACATAAAGGTCCGCCTGCTGAGCGACGGTTCAGTGCAAGTTAAAGAAACGGCCGCCCCCTAG
- the LOC114157948 gene encoding uncharacterized protein LOC114157948 isoform X3: protein MKRKLCAKINSSSLLQTRLNICKASRCRLRSSDVCIIKASYDSSRHKGYLMIRSLFSRTDSFIMLLSVLLLVIISHTEAGYYGTVLSYTTKDVQGDRFTVVRRYKIGYSSCEETQSWLCPCCPTIDESRGEWCLRDYTWKWTDPIFIYHYNSWDTGTWINNRNRVLTGRFEIQYDLRKRSDINRPNSSPQTGIIPVVRVPSNCQRNINLLTFDPDGDNVRCRYATSSSECYTCTPPSVLSLSSSCSLSFSPTSSNVEGLYAVQLVMQDFPRRTVTLTYYDGSTYSLSSISYHFSEIPVQFAFKVDPAAPSCTAGEYLPRFLPPTPEHGAQFFINVNETIEINITAEATQSVITELLFSGPINMVKNSSGSGNFTLTWTPSAIDDKESHPICFVVQASASSSIYQSELGCVIVTVGNDVTSTPVAATTVPLTTTSPVNTSTTLNLTTVVATTVLRTSTSPPPKTSRLTVLKLKISTTLSLKDNKDKIEKAIKDELIRRGLPPDIKVRLLSDGSVQVKETAAP, encoded by the exons atgaagagaaaactatgtgcaaaaataaatagcagctcactcctacaaactcgtttaaatatttgcaaagcATCACGTTGTCGTCTCCGGTCTTCAGATGTTTGCATAATCAAAGCTTCTTACGACAGCAGCCGTCACAAAGGTTACCTGATGATCCGATCTTTGTTTAGCAGAACTGACTCGTTCATCATGTtgctctctgtgctgctgctggtgaTAATAAGCCATACAGAAGCTGGTTATTATGGCACTGTGCTTTCATACACCACTAAAGATGTACAAGGAGACAGATTTACA GTTGTGCGTCGCTACAAGATTGGCTACAGCTCATGTGAGGAGACTCAGTCATGGTTGTGTCCTTGCTGTCCTACGATTGATGAAAGCAGAGGTGAATGGTGTCTGAGAGATTATACTTGGAAGTGGACAGATCCAATTTTTATCTACCACTATAATAG TTGGGATACTGGAACctggataaacaacagaaaccGTGTTTTAACTGGGAGATTTGAGATACAATATGACCTGAGAAAACGATCCGACATCAACAGACCAAATTCCTCCCCACAGACCGGCATCATCCCTGTTGTGAG aGTTCCCTCAAACTGTCAGAGGAATATCAActtgttgacctttgaccctgatgGAGATAATGTTAGATGCAGATATGCAACCTCTTCTTCAGAATGCTACACCTGCACACCTCCGTCTGTCCTCAGTCTCTCATCA TCTTGTTCTCTATCATTCAGTCCAACCAGCAGCAACGTTGAAGGTTTGTATGCAGTTCAGCTGGTGATGCAGGATTTTCCCAGACGGACCGTCACTCTGACTTATTACGATGGTTCAACATATTCACTGAGCAGCATCAGCTACCACTTCAGCGAAATCCCTGTCCAGTTTGCTTTCAAAG TGGATCCTGCAGCTCCGTCCTGCACAGCAGGTGAATATCTGCCCAGGTTTCTGCCTCCGACTCCTGAACATGGAGCTCAGTTCTTCATAAACGTTAATGAGACGATAGAAATCAACATCACAGCAGAGGCGACTCAGTCTGT GATCACTGAGCTCCTGTTCAGCGGACCGATCAACATGGTCAAGAATTCATCTGGTTCAGGAAATTTCACCCTGACATGGACGCCGTCTGCTATTGATGATAAAGAAAGCCACCCCATCTGTTTTGTTGTCCAGGCAAG TGCCTCCAGTTCTATCTACCAGTCTGAGCTGGGATGTGTCATTGTGACGGTTGGAAATG ATGTGACTTCTACACCTGTTGCTGCAACAACCGTCCCTTTGACAACCACTAGTCCTGTCAACACAT CAACAACTTTGAATTTAACGACTGTTGTTGCAACGACTGTTCTTCGGACATCTACAAGTCCTCCTCCTAAAACAT CTCGTCTTACGGTTCTGAAGCTGAAGATCTCGACTACGCTGTCACTGAAAgacaataaagataaaatagaGAAAGCG aTTAAAGATGAACTGATCAGACGAGGGCTGCCTCCAGACATAAAGGTCCGCCTGCTGAGCGACGGTTCAGTGCAAGTTAAAGAAACGGCCGCCCCCTAG